In Flavobacterium sp. J372, the sequence TTGTCAGGCTGGGTGGATTGCCAATTAGGTCTGTTGCCTCAAGTATCCTGTAATTCAGGCGGAGCACTGTCCGCGCTGAGGGACGGAAGCTTATTGCCGGCATGATGCTCCATATCTGGTCACCGATATTGTGGCCAGTCTCATTAAATTTCCCAACATTATAGTCCACATATTCAAACCTGCAGGCCAGGTTTACAGATGCGTTTTCCCAATCAAGAATCTTACGCCTGATAATGGGCTGGACAATATCAGCAAAGCCACCCATTTGCCTGCTGCCGTATTGTTGGCCGAACGTCTCGGGAACATCCACCCACACCCATGCCCATTCAGCGGTAATGAACGTATCAATCCATGGCAGGGTGTTATTGTAATCAAGGGGGCGTAGACATCAACCCTGCGCTTTTTGTCCAAGGCGAGCCCATCTTCCTCAAATTTATTAAATACACCGCCCATGTAGGATACCCCAAGCTCACCATATTTGGAATTCCTGACTGAAACCTTTCCGGTAAATAAAGGAATCCCGCTGTTGATGGCTTCAAACCGTTCAGGATTAAGTTTTGACGCAGGGAGCGATGTCCTTCCTAAATTGTTATCAATGATGCGGTCGTCAAAGCTGCCCGAAAGGTAAAGTTCGTATCCGTACATCCAATCCTTAGAGTATTCCTTGCCGTAAATCCCGAATCCCGCATTGCTCCATGTTGAAGGCAGCATCTCGGTGGAAGAGATAGGCCTGTCGGTGAATTCCCATTTTGGGCCGTCGTGGTTCTGGTTGAAAGAGCCTATCGGGTTAAGTATTATACCCGCCCTTAGGTTGGCGAGTGGTATAAGTTCCATATCAATGGCCGCAAATTCTATTGCGATTTCTTTGCCACCTTCTTCAAATTCCAGTTCACTGAGGAACTTGATACGTGTGGATATCGTTGATGAAACGAACAAAGTCATCCTCCTGAATTCGAATTGGTGCCCTTCCGAGACCCCATCAGTACTCAGGCGCTGCCAGTTTACTTCTGCGTAGCCTCCGACAGAAACCGGTAATTTACCGATGCCAAGGAAAGGACGGTCATACACTGCATCCATATTCAGGGCATTCTTGACGGTATCCTTGGGTATGCGGCGGAAGAAGCACAGGGTCGATTTGAGCCAGCAGGGTAGTAGTGAACAGAAGCGAGAGTATAGTAGTTATTTTCTTCATTGCTTTTTCAGGGATATTTTGATGAAACCGTTTTCAACAGCCGTAGGGAATTTTCTTAGCGCCCGGTCAGCTGGGCCATTTCGCACCGCACCGATATTGCTGAACTCACTGCCATGGGCAGGGCATTGCAGCGTATCTCCAAAGACCTGCAATTCTGCACCCATGTGGCTGCACTCCATCCAAAGGGCGGCATATTCATCATTGCTGTGCCTAAATACGCAAATTGGGAAACGGAGCAGTTCATTACTAACTACTATGTATTTTCGGTATCCTGTGGCCTCATCGCCAAAATCGGATACCGGGATTACCAGGTTATCGCCGTCAATAGCACTATTCACTGTTTTGGCGGGAGCACAACCGGCAGGTACTGCCATAGCTGC encodes:
- a CDS encoding Rieske (2Fe-2S) protein, with translation MDRKQFLKTCGLACFGGLAAMAVPAGCAPAKTVNSAIDGDNLVIPVSDFGDEATGYRKYIVVSNELLRFPICVFRHSNDEYAALWMECSHMGAELQVFGDTLQCPAHGSEFSNIGAVRNGPADRALRKFPTAVENGFIKISLKKQ